The genome window CGGCGCCGAGGACGGTGAAATTCTCGCGCGTCCTCACAACAAGGAGAATATCGGTGACAATATCATCAACAATCCGGACGTGAAACTCGCGCTTGGGGGAAATACCTATGAAATGTTTATGATTGGGATATCCACAAAGCTCGGTTACTACTGCGGCTCCCCTGTCAGATACAACGGCCGAATCGTGGGATGGCTTACGGCGGCGTTCTCGCTGGAGGATCAAAATCTGGTCGACGAGTTGAAAACACTTTTCGGAACGGAGGCCGTCATATTCGCCAATGAAACTTGCATAAATTCGACGCTGCAGGAAAACGGCAAAAGGGTTTTATCTCTGACCGCGCCTCAATACGTGATCGATCGGGTTTTGGGAGAAGGCGGGCAATATACCGATGAGTCGGATATACTGGACACTCCGTACCTGATTCAATATTCCCCCATTAAAGACCCGATGTCTGGCAAGAACATGGGTATGCTTTTCACAGGAAAATCTTTAAGAGACATGTATTCGGCGATAACATCATCAATAGTCGCGGTGGGCGTGATTTCGCTGGCGGTGCTGGCATTTGCGCTTGTTATTTCCTTCTGGCTCATGAGGATGATTTCAAAGCCGCTGAAGAGTATAGTCCAACTCACAGACAGGGGCAAAGACGGCGATCTTACGATTACACAAGAGGATTTTAATTACAAAGAAAAAAACGAGTTGGGGCAGCTTATCGAGTCGCTGTCCGGCATGATATTTTCCCAGAGGGCGGCTCTTCTGGAAGTGGTGAACACGTCGGAGACGATCACGGAAAACACGGAGACACTGTCCGCTCTCTCACGGGACAACAGTGACGCGATGGTTGAAACCAGATCGCTCATCGGCGAGGTTACGCGCCTGTGTCAAGTCAACGCGAAGGCGGTGGAGAGCGGGAAGCTGAACATATCGGAAATGGCGAACGGAGCGAATTCCGTCGCCAAGATGTCCGTCGACGGCGCAAACTCGCTCGCCAAAACAACGAAAATTTCAGAAAAAGCGGTGGAATCCGTAAACAACCTTGTTAAAAGCATTAACGTCGTTGATGAGAAAACACGGGAGAATCAGAAGAAAATTATCGAATTGTCCGGATCGATTTCCGAAATATCCAAATTCATGAATGTCATTGCGGCTATCGCGGATCAGACGAATCTTCTCGCTCTTAACGCGGCGATTGAAGCGGCCAGAGCGGGGGAAGCAGGCAGGGGTTTCGCCGTTGTCGCGGAAGAAGTCCGCAAGTTGGCGGAAGAATCGCGCAACGCTTCAAAGAGCGTGGAAGTTCTTGTGTCGAACCTAAGCGGCAACGCGCAGGCGGCGATAGCGGCAACGAAAGACTCCGTCGATATCGCCAAGCAGATAATGGCCATGGCAAATGCCGCCGTTGACGGGATATCGGCCGCAACGGCCGAAATATCCAGCGCGAATGAATCAGTTCAGGGGATCGCGGCGGTCGCGCAGCAACAAGCGGCAGAAAGCGCCGAGATCATGGGCGCGATGGAGGCGATAAACGAAAGCACGGAACAAATATCGCAAAAGATGTCGGATTTGCATACCTTGAGCGAACAGG of Acidaminococcales bacterium contains these proteins:
- a CDS encoding methyl-accepting chemotaxis protein — translated: MFKNLKIGARIIIVSFLLVAISVACTSAAAIHYFNDYIRRIADEDITRAADGFKKAVSDKMNRTRAFRDKLTEMPELARLMKERDSEGIYNLTKPLMDAGGIDILAVGAEDGEILARPHNKENIGDNIINNPDVKLALGGNTYEMFMIGISTKLGYYCGSPVRYNGRIVGWLTAAFSLEDQNLVDELKTLFGTEAVIFANETCINSTLQENGKRVLSLTAPQYVIDRVLGEGGQYTDESDILDTPYLIQYSPIKDPMSGKNMGMLFTGKSLRDMYSAITSSIVAVGVISLAVLAFALVISFWLMRMISKPLKSIVQLTDRGKDGDLTITQEDFNYKEKNELGQLIESLSGMIFSQRAALLEVVNTSETITENTETLSALSRDNSDAMVETRSLIGEVTRLCQVNAKAVESGKLNISEMANGANSVAKMSVDGANSLAKTTKISEKAVESVNNLVKSINVVDEKTRENQKKIIELSGSISEISKFMNVIAAIADQTNLLALNAAIEAARAGEAGRGFAVVAEEVRKLAEESRNASKSVEVLVSNLSGNAQAAIAATKDSVDIAKQIMAMANAAVDGISAATAEISSANESVQGIAAVAQQQAAESAEIMGAMEAINESTEQISQKMSDLHTLSEQASSIGSSVSSSAEDMSRSVEEIRNHLSHFKIDA